The Bombus huntii isolate Logan2020A chromosome 1, iyBomHunt1.1, whole genome shotgun sequence genome contains a region encoding:
- the LOC126865316 gene encoding transmembrane protein 208 isoform X1 produces the protein MTIKKTKAATKGAKQIVEENKTTLNFYQNMIIGAIGIYFTVTMLFFNFTTLSTVSFVFKTLTIFSAIVYIGSYQFMKYIAHATYSESGQLLDSGIDLNMEGGIAEHVKDLIILTSGVQVLSLISNYFWLLWLLVPFRGGWMIWKQILAPWFFASTPEQPEISEKKQRKLEKKMARRH, from the exons ATGACG ATAAAAAAAACTAAAGCAGCAACAAAAGGTGCAAAACAGATagtggaagaaaataaaactacattaaatttttatcaaaatatgaTAATTGGAGCAAtaggaatatattttactGTTACAATGTTGTTCTTTAACTTTACAACATTATCAACTGTGAGTTTTGTATTTAag ACATTAACCATATTTTCTGCAATTGTATATATAGGAAGTTATCagtttatgaaatatatagcACATGCAACATATTCAGAATCCGGACAGCTTTTAGATTCTGGAATTGATCTTAATATGGAAGGAGGTATAGCAGA ACATGTAAaagatttaattatattaacttCAGGAGTACAAGTACTCTCTCTTATATCAAATTACTTTTGGTTGTTATGGCTTCTT GTACCATTCAGGGGAGGTTGGATGATATGGAAACAAATATTAGCTCCATGGTTTTTTGCCTCTACTCCAGAGCAACCTGAGATTAGTGAGAAGAAACAACGGAAGTTGGAAAAAAAGATGGCTAGACGGCATTAA
- the LOC126865316 gene encoding transmembrane protein 208 isoform X2 has product MTIKKTKAATKGAKQIVEENKTTLNFYQNMIIGAIGIYFTVTMLFFNFTTLSTTLTIFSAIVYIGSYQFMKYIAHATYSESGQLLDSGIDLNMEGGIAEHVKDLIILTSGVQVLSLISNYFWLLWLLVPFRGGWMIWKQILAPWFFASTPEQPEISEKKQRKLEKKMARRH; this is encoded by the exons ATGACG ATAAAAAAAACTAAAGCAGCAACAAAAGGTGCAAAACAGATagtggaagaaaataaaactacattaaatttttatcaaaatatgaTAATTGGAGCAAtaggaatatattttactGTTACAATGTTGTTCTTTAACTTTACAACATTATCAACT ACATTAACCATATTTTCTGCAATTGTATATATAGGAAGTTATCagtttatgaaatatatagcACATGCAACATATTCAGAATCCGGACAGCTTTTAGATTCTGGAATTGATCTTAATATGGAAGGAGGTATAGCAGA ACATGTAAaagatttaattatattaacttCAGGAGTACAAGTACTCTCTCTTATATCAAATTACTTTTGGTTGTTATGGCTTCTT GTACCATTCAGGGGAGGTTGGATGATATGGAAACAAATATTAGCTCCATGGTTTTTTGCCTCTACTCCAGAGCAACCTGAGATTAGTGAGAAGAAACAACGGAAGTTGGAAAAAAAGATGGCTAGACGGCATTAA
- the LOC126865225 gene encoding probable splicing factor, arginine/serine-rich 7 — protein sequence MKNVYNSFACRISIEAVSFRNLTSFEYIKEIFYKIEKRMAVGSTKVVQVTNIAPQATKDQMQTLFGYLGKIEDIRLYPTIRDVAVPVQSRICYIKFHDQGCVAVAQHMTNTVFIDRALIVIPYQNGDIPDEQRALELTNNGTVVPGLYPSEPKLPPNVVNAIEGIPPNHVITTMDPKLEANGLPPYPHLPGHLDSRRIEEIRRTLVLANLDPSATTDHLLDFFSNNNVEVKYLRMCTRDSDTEHYALVELSEQAAVVSALLLNGKLLMDRPIKIYHSTQAIAKPEAKSNEAAQKEIEEAMSRVKEAHNLISAAIDPMIGMLSKDKRSRSGSRSRKSRSRSRGRSRRSRSRKRSRSRHRRSRSRHRRRSRSRSKRSRSKDRRRKSPSRRRSSSRGRHRSRSRSRRSRSRRSRSKSKDRKKRSPRRRSRSRSRSKRSKSKSRRSRSKSKSRSSKSKYSEKSRDKDKDRRSKDKSDNGKKNEGDKVDKEKSEKKSSKEKKSDKESKSEEKNRNTSENNETKEKIESET from the exons atgaaaaa CGTGTACAATTCGTTCGCATGCAGAATTAGTATTGAAGCCGTATCCTTCAGAAACCTAACCTCTTTCGAGTATATTAAAGagattttttacaaaattgagAAAAGAATGGCGGTTGGATCTACAAAAGTAGTACAGGTGACAAATATTGCACCTCAAGCGACAAAAGATCAAATGCAAACTTTATTCGGGTACCTCGGAAAGATAGAAGATATTAGATTATATCCTACTATACGGGACGTTGCAGTACCTGTTCAATCTCGTATTTGCTACATAAAATTTCACGATCAGGGATGCGTTGCAGTTGCTCAACATATGACAAACACTGTTTTTATTGATCGTGCATTGATTGTAATACCTTACCAGAATGGAGACATTCCAGATGAACAAAGAGCCCTTGAATTGACAAATAATGGTACAGTTGTTCCAG GTCTTTATCCTTCTGAGCCCAAATTGCCACCAAATGTTGTAAATGCAATAGAAGGGATTCCTCCAAATCATGTTATTACCACTATGGATCCAAAATTAGAGGCAAACGGATTACCACCTTATCCACATTTACCTGGCCATTTAGATAGCAGAAGGATTGAAGAAATAAGAAGAACACTTGTCCTTGCCAATTTAGATCCTTCTGCGACAACAGACCACTTACTAGATTTTTTCAGTAATAACAATGTTGAAGTGAAGTATTTACGCATGTGTACTAGAGATTCAGATACAGAGCACTATGCATTAGTAGAACTCTCTGAACAAGCTGCTGTAGTTTCTGCATTATTATTGAATGGAAAGCTGCTTATGGACAGAccaattaaaatttatcattCGACTCAAGCAATAGCAAAACCTGAAGCAAAAAGTAATGAAGCAGcacaaaaagaaatagaagaagCTATGTCCCGGGTAAAGGAAGCTCACAATTTAATTTCGGCTGCAATAGATCCAATGATCGGAATGCTGTCAAAGGACAAACGAAGCCGTAGCGGTTCTCGTAGCCGAAAATCTCGGTCGAGATCAAGAGGACGTAGTAGACGGTCCAGATCGCGCAAAAGATCACGTTCTCGTCACAGACGTTCACGATCACGTCATCGACGAAGATCAAGATCTCGTTCGAAACGTTCTCGTTCTAAAGATCGTAGACGAAAGTCACCTTCTCGTAGAAGAAGTAGCTCTCGTGGCCGACATCGTTCCCGCTCCAGATCTCGACGTTCTCGATCACGTAGATCAAGATCTAAATCCAAAGATCGCAAAAAAAGATCTCCTCGTCGAAGGAGCCGTTCTCGATCTCGAAGTAAACGTTCAAAATCCAAGTCTAGACGGTCAAGATCTAAATCTAAGTCCAGATCCTCGAAATCAAAGTATTCAGAAAAATCGAGAGATAAAGACAAAGATAGAAGAAGCAAAGATAAATCGGATAATGGCAAAAAGAATGAGGGTGACAAGGTTGATAAAGAAAAGAGCGAAAAAAAATCTagtaaagaaaagaaatctgACAAAGAATCAAAATctgaagaaaaaaatagaaatacatccgaaaataacgaaacaaaggagAAGATAGAGTCTGAAACTTAA
- the LOC126865273 gene encoding PCI domain-containing protein 2 has protein sequence MDSYIMQIRRMWLNQDGDGLADLLSLRHNHVSIPQIGSETAIAKAMEHLSAPLDDLVLYHLKTITTIHKDDPLSMYNYQSSAVQSLTKILQMQKEENWMLPVMNVMCLELRLLAVCAENTRSSKNMKPGEILEKCADCLMGCFRVCACDNRSSEDDTKRWGMLALVNQLLKIYFRINKLHLCKPLIRAIESSPYKAHFALAQQITYKFFVGRKAMFDSDYKAADEYLTYAFEHCHKQSSKNKRLILTYLVPVKMLLGYMPKHNLLEKYNLMEFGELMEAVKRGDLCNLEKVMEKHELFFIGAGIYLIVEKLKIIAYRNLFKKVYLVLNIHQIPIQHLLSALEMQGIDDVDMDEVECIVANLIFEGKIKGYISHQHKKLVISKQNPFPRLSTIL, from the exons ATGGATTCGTATATAATGCAG ATCAGACGTATGTGGTTGAATCAGGACGGCGATGGTTTAGCG gATTTATTGTCTTTACGGCATAATCATGTTTCAATTCCACAAATTGGATCTGAAACTGCAATAGCAAAAGCAATGGAACATTTATCTGCTCCACTTGATGACTTAGTACTTTACCACTTAAA AACTATAACAACAATACATAAAGATGACCCATTGTCTATGTATAATTATCAAAGTTCTGCAGTTCAATCTTTGACAAAGATTCTTCAAAtgcaaaaggaagaaaattggATGTTGCCTGTTATGAACGtaatgtgtttagaattacGGTTATTAGCAGTTTGTGCAGAGAATACAAGATCCAGCAAAAATATGAAGCCTGGAGAAATTTTGGAGAAATGTGCAGATTGTCTAATGGGATGTTTTCGAGTATGTGCTTGCGACAATCGTAGCTCAGAAGATGATACAAAACGATGGGGAATGCTGGCATTAGTTAAccaattattaaaaatttattttagaataaataaattgcatTTATGTAAACCTTTAATAAGGGCAATAGAATCGTCCCCATATAAAGCACATTTTGCATTAGCACAACAAATTACTTATAAATTTTTCGTGGGCCGTAAAGCAATGTTTGATAGTGATTACAAAGCTG CTGATGAATATCTTACTTATGCTTTTGAACATTGTCATAAACAATCTTCAAAAAACAAACGATTAATTTTAACTTATCTTGTGCCAGTGAAAATGTTATTAGGGTATATGCCTAAACATaacttattagaaaaatataacttAATGGAGTTTGGAGAATTAATGGAAGCTGTTAAGAGAGGAGATTTATGCAATCTTGAAAAAGTGATGGAAAAAcacgaattattttttataggagcaggaatatatttaattgtggaaaaattgaagataatagcatacagaaatttatttaaaaaagtgtatttagtattaaatatacatCAGATTCCTATTCAACATTTACTTTCAGCATTGGAAATGCAAGGAATTGATGATGTTGATATGGATGAAGTAGAATGCATCGTggcaaatttaatttttgaaggaaaaattaaaggATACATATCTCATCAACATAAAAAATTAGTCATCTCTAAACAAAATCCTTTTCCAAGACTTTCAACTATACTTTAA
- the LOC126865276 gene encoding protein abrupt-like, which translates to MANNSLSEQFSLKWNNFSNNLTSGFLSHLTENDLVDVTLAVEGQLLQAHKLVLSICSPYFKNIFKENPCQHPVIILKDMKYTEIESLLKFMYQGEININQEDLSTFLKVAQTLQIRGLTTEDTNSTKSFPSCDIQSDIDCNIQNVAQSNLSTINRTSKEIEMIDRRKRSHDITKKSYKRKKQDMSLTAENIHDLSNEKVDNDNHEVLFLTTDTNNETNEIVDEEENINIPTIKINDNNKSDDNPLLPFPLNTENSRENSTQQDVEPVIYRLSARGRPQLVHEGYVYNLTSRSEGLNRSHYRCAEQHRGCKGKCAVIAERFMPTGVHDHNHPPGYQSEHDYRKKKGLDVDTS; encoded by the exons ATGGCAAATAATTCGTTGTCAGAACAATTCTCCTTAAAGTGGAACAATTTTTCTAACAATTTAACATCTGGGTTTCTAAGTCATCTTACTGAAAATGATCTAGTTGATGTTACACTTGCAGTGGAAGGTCAATTGTTACAAGCACACAAACTGGTTCTGTCAATATGTAGTCCatactttaaaaatatatttaag GAAAATCCTTGTCAACATCCAGTAATTATACTTAAGGACATGAAGTATACTGAAATTGAGTCACTATTGAAATTCATGTATCAAGgtgaaataaatatcaatcAAGAAGATTTATCTACTTTTCTAAAAGTAGCACAAACATTACAGATAAGAGGACTCACAACAGAAGATACAAATAGCACAAAATCGTTTCCTAGTTGTGATATTCAATCAGATATTGATtgtaatatacaaaatgttGCTCAATCAAATTTAAGTACAATAAATAGAACTTCcaaagaaatagaaatgatAGATAGAAGAAAGAGATCCCATGACataacaaaaaaaagttaCAAGAGAAAAAAACAAGATATGTCCTTAACAGCAGAAAATATTCATGATCTATCTAATGAGAAAGTGGATAATGATAATCACGAAGTTCTATTTTTGACGACTGACACAAATAATGAGACAAATGAAATTGTAGATgaggaagaaaatattaatattcctactataaaaatcaatgataataataaaagcgATGATAACCCTTTGCTACCTTTTCCCTTGAATACTGAAAATTCAAGAGAAAATTCAACTCAGCAAG ATGTTGAACCAGTAATTTACAGGCTTTCTGCACGAGGTCGACCACAATTAGTGCATGAGGGTTATGTTTACAATTTGACTTCTCGCTCTGAGGGATTGAATAGGTCTCATTATAGGTGTGCTGAACAGCATCGTGGTTGTAAAGGTAAATGTGCGGTTATTGCAGAAAGATTTATGCCTACAGGTGTACATGATCATAATCATCCACCTGGGTATCAATCAGAACATGATtacagaaaaaagaaaggttTAGATGTAGATACTTCTtaa
- the LOC126865323 gene encoding transmembrane protein 258 gives MVEIESMTRYVSPINPAIFPLLAVVLLGIGIFFTAWFFVYEVTSTKFTRDMFKELLISLVAAIFSGFGILFLLLWVGIYV, from the exons atg GTGGAAATCGAGTCTATGACAAGATATGTCTCTCCCATAAATCCTGCAATTTTTCCATTACTGGCAGTGGTGTTACTAGGAATTGGAATATTCTTTACAGCATGGTTCTTTGTTTATGAAGTTACTAGCACAAAATTTACAAGGGACATGtttaaagaattattaatCTCTCTAGTAGCAGCAATATTTTCTGGTTTtggtatattatttttactccTTTGGGTTGGAATTTATGTATAG
- the LOC126865260 gene encoding tumor susceptibility gene 101 protein, translating into MVKMTSLDEGKIKQSLSKYQNADITKKHVMKVLSLYKGLKYNVEPFVFNDGSRKELFNLQGTIPVSFKGTYYNIPICIWLMDTHPNNAPMCYVKPTADMDIKVSMFVDHNGKIYLPYLHDWVPHSSDLLSLIQIMIVTFGDQPPVYAKPRQGIQTSSTPYPVQPFMPVPGSGTHIPGSNFPPYPQNSQYPGGSNIYSPYMSTTSSGFPYQGSYGSYGGSASNYPSQGCTGSFPYPPSTQPSPTVPATAGASGTITEEHIRASLLSAVEDKLRRRLKEQFSQLVAELETLRRTQQELTSGFTHLTDLFERLKKEKAELEKNITILQDKEAELEKEIAKLSDNQSIDVDEAVTTIAPLYKQMLNAFAEEAATEDAIYYLGEALRCGIIDLDAFLKQVRQLSRRQFMLRALMQRCRQKAGLAG; encoded by the exons ATGGTGAAAATGACATCTCTAGatgaagggaaaataaagcaAAGCTTATCAAAG TATCAAAATGCTGACATCACTAAGAAACATGTCATGAAAGTTTTGAGTCTTTATAAGGGTCtaaaatataatgtagaaCCATTTG TATTTAATGATGGATCACGCAAAGAATTGTTTAATTTACAAGGAACAATACCTGTCTCTTTTAAAG GTACCTATTACAACATTCCTATATGTATATGGTTAATGGATACACATCCTAATAATGCACCTATGTGCTATGTTAAGCCTACTGCTGATATGGACATTAAAGTGAGCATGTTTGTTGATCATAAtgggaaaatttatttaccaTATCTTCATGATTGGGTGCCA CACTCATCTGATTTACTTAGTCTAATTCAAATAATGATTGTAACATTTGGAGACCAACCACCTGTTTATGCTAAACCACGACAAGGTATACAAACAAGTTCTACACCTTATCCAGTACAAC cTTTCATGCCTGTACCTGGAAGTGGAACACATATACCTGGTTCTAATTTCCCACCATATCCACAAAATTCGCAGTATCCAGGTGGGAGTAATATTTATTCTCCATACATGTCTACTACATCTTCTGGGTTTCCATACCAGGGCTCGTACGGTTCATATGGAGGAAGTGCATCAAATTATCCATCACAGGGATGTACTGGTTCCTTTCCATATCCTCCATCAACACAGCCA TCACCAACAGTGCCTGCCACAGCTGGTGCATCAGGTACAATTACAGAAGAACATATTAGAGCATCTTTATTGTCAGCAGTAGAAGATAAATTAAGACGAAGACTTAAAGAACAGTTCTCACAATTGGTAGCCGAGCTGGAAACGTTACGTCGAACACAACAAGAACTCACAAGCGGATTTACCCATCTTACCGACTTATtcgaaagattaaaaaaagagaaagccgaacttgaaaaaaatataactatACTCCAAGACAAAGAAGCTGaattggaaaaagaaattgcaaaACTTTCTGACAATCAGTCAATAGATGTTGATGAAGCTGTTACAACGATCGCACCACTTTATAAACa AATGTTAAACGCGTTTGCGGAAGAAGCAGCCACAGAAGATGCTATATATTATTTGGGTGAAGCTTTACGTTGTGGTATCATAGATTTAGATGCATTTTTGAAACAAGTGCGACAGCTTTCACGCAGACAATTTATGCTGAGAGCACTTATGCAACGCTGTCGCCAAAAAGCGGGTTTGGCTGGTTAA
- the LOC126865284 gene encoding lactosylceramide 4-alpha-galactosyltransferase-like isoform X1: MKKRFVLGFLCTIVIFILMISTDNGFIQHISPFVIGVWNDITCYEEEGAPDGLPDFDPQLDKPMTDRNIFFHETSCFDKDGLVLNARQACAVESAAKMNPSMNVYLLFISPSKISDQSREMFNQLQTYSNVRIRHIKPEKYMRDTPLHLWYSSGILKKSYWPRSHMSDILRYLTLWKYGGIYLDLDVVVIASLERLTNFAGAEDWKNVAAGVMGFDVTELGRRMADACIRDMRANFRGDVWGNNGPGVITRTLQKLCSTKYVRDMTTSRCHGFKVFSPSTFYPIHYEKWKIYFETKDKNTTMQIVDKAMAIHVWNKFSKFEKVDVNNDVPYVIIARKHCPKIFNNCGKIF; encoded by the exons atgaaaaagaggTTTGTCCTCGGCTTCCTGTGCACCATCGTAATTTTCATCCTGATGATTTCCACCGATAACGGTTTCATTCAACACATATCACCGTTCGTGATTGGTGTTTGGAACGACATCACGTGTTACGAAGAAGAAGGCGCGCCGGATGGCCTTCCGGATTTTGATCCGCAGTTAG ATAAACCAATGACGGATAGAAATATCTTCTTCCACGAGACATCCTGCTTCGACAAAGATGGTTTGGTGCTGAACGCTCGTCAAGCATGTGCCGTCGAATCCGCGGCTAAAATGAATCCAAGTATGAACGTGTATTTGCTGTTCATCTCCCCTTCGAAGATTTCGGATCAATCAAGAGAAATGTTCAATCAACTGCAAACCTATTCGAACGTTCGGATCAGGCATATTAAACCTGAAAAATACATGAGGGACACGCCTCTGCATCTATGGTATAGTAGTGGCATATTGAAAAAAAGTTATTGGCCAAGAAGTCATATGTCAGATATTCTCAGATATCTGACCCTTTGGAAATATGGAGGAATATATTTGGATCTGGATGTTGTTGTCATCGC ATCCCTCGAACGTTTAACAAATTTTGCTGGTGCCGAAGACTGGAAAAATGTTGCTGCCGGTGTTATGGGATTTGACGTTACAGAGTTGGGTCGTCGTATGGCAGATGCCTGCATTCGCGATATGCGAGCGAACTTCCGAGGTGACGTCTGGGGTAACAATGGTCCTGGTGTGATCACTAGAACGTTGCAAAAACTCTGTTCAACTAAATAC GTTCGTGACATGACAACAAGTCGGTGTCATGGCTTTAAAGTTTTCTCTCCATCGACCTTTTATCCGATCCATTACGAGAAATGGAagatatattttgaaacaaaGGACAAGAACACAACGATGCAGATCGTGGACAAGGCGATGGCCATTCACGTGTGGAATAAATTCAGCAAATTCGAAAAAGTGGACGTAAATAACGATGTTCCATACGTGATCATCGCGAGAAAACATTGTCCAAAGATTTTTAACAATTGtggaaagatattttaa
- the LOC126865284 gene encoding lactosylceramide 4-alpha-galactosyltransferase-like isoform X2 yields the protein MGGGGSLTNYKPMTDRNIFFHETSCFDKDGLVLNARQACAVESAAKMNPSMNVYLLFISPSKISDQSREMFNQLQTYSNVRIRHIKPEKYMRDTPLHLWYSSGILKKSYWPRSHMSDILRYLTLWKYGGIYLDLDVVVIASLERLTNFAGAEDWKNVAAGVMGFDVTELGRRMADACIRDMRANFRGDVWGNNGPGVITRTLQKLCSTKYVRDMTTSRCHGFKVFSPSTFYPIHYEKWKIYFETKDKNTTMQIVDKAMAIHVWNKFSKFEKVDVNNDVPYVIIARKHCPKIFNNCGKIF from the exons ATGGGAGGCGGGGGATCATTAACTAATT ATAAACCAATGACGGATAGAAATATCTTCTTCCACGAGACATCCTGCTTCGACAAAGATGGTTTGGTGCTGAACGCTCGTCAAGCATGTGCCGTCGAATCCGCGGCTAAAATGAATCCAAGTATGAACGTGTATTTGCTGTTCATCTCCCCTTCGAAGATTTCGGATCAATCAAGAGAAATGTTCAATCAACTGCAAACCTATTCGAACGTTCGGATCAGGCATATTAAACCTGAAAAATACATGAGGGACACGCCTCTGCATCTATGGTATAGTAGTGGCATATTGAAAAAAAGTTATTGGCCAAGAAGTCATATGTCAGATATTCTCAGATATCTGACCCTTTGGAAATATGGAGGAATATATTTGGATCTGGATGTTGTTGTCATCGC ATCCCTCGAACGTTTAACAAATTTTGCTGGTGCCGAAGACTGGAAAAATGTTGCTGCCGGTGTTATGGGATTTGACGTTACAGAGTTGGGTCGTCGTATGGCAGATGCCTGCATTCGCGATATGCGAGCGAACTTCCGAGGTGACGTCTGGGGTAACAATGGTCCTGGTGTGATCACTAGAACGTTGCAAAAACTCTGTTCAACTAAATAC GTTCGTGACATGACAACAAGTCGGTGTCATGGCTTTAAAGTTTTCTCTCCATCGACCTTTTATCCGATCCATTACGAGAAATGGAagatatattttgaaacaaaGGACAAGAACACAACGATGCAGATCGTGGACAAGGCGATGGCCATTCACGTGTGGAATAAATTCAGCAAATTCGAAAAAGTGGACGTAAATAACGATGTTCCATACGTGATCATCGCGAGAAAACATTGTCCAAAGATTTTTAACAATTGtggaaagatattttaa